In Cryptomeria japonica chromosome 5, Sugi_1.0, whole genome shotgun sequence, the genomic window TCCTCTATAATAGTAATATTAAATAATACAACACATGCAAATAATTCAGAGGTCATAATTTTACTATATTTTATCTTACTTATAAATAATAATGAGAATACTTCTCCGTTACCAATAATATTCTCCAATATTCTCTAGCTATTTTTGAAACcttttatttaatatgatataaacaATTAGTTTTATCTTTTTTTCATTTCATTATTTGTGTAACTGTATAATGTTTGAAACAACTATATATAATCACACTTTCTTTCAtatgaaaatcttttcaaaatattttcaaataactAACTCATGGTAGTGGTTATTAAACTCCTGCAATGACCAACACCAATGAAAAGAATACTAGAAATacaatgttttattttaattttatcattaagAATGTGCTAGGGCATGAGAAATGCTACAAGTATTTTTGTGATTATCTTTTATAAATTAAGGTATatgaattttaatattatttttaaaaaaaatatttttaaattaaaacctttaaaaaatttgtataattaatattttaaaatgaaaaaattTCATTAATTTGTATATATTGctcttaattttttctattttatgtttTGATATAAGTATTTTTTATCTTTGATTAgttagaatttttaaaataatctttcaCTTGATATTTATATTGTtcttataaaattagaaaaaataaattataatggcATGATGTTTCTTTCAACTTTCTTTGaggtaaaaaaattacaaaataaattgaataaatattttctcAAACTATTAGCTTTTAATATTTTCCATTATATACCTTTgtctaataatatttaatttttttaaaatagaaattataatcttttacaaaattacattattttttactattgcaattaaattaactttaggaattatTCTAGAATTAGAATTATATCTTgtattataattaaaaattattattttagttaggttagggttatcctgATGTAGTTTAATATTACAATATATCTTATTATTTTTAATACTCAACTtcatttctcaaaatcaaaattaaaatcttaGATATTTATCTTATTACATTTATTACTTCTacttctattacaatattaaaatgacAAGTAGTGGCCACTACGTAAGAAAATATTGAGTCTAGAATACTAGCATTTCAATAACAATGTTGAAAGCCTTTTTTGTGTGGAAGAATCATCATGATAAATGGTAATTTATTTTTTCATTCCAAAATTTTACTTGAAGGTGCATAATACAAACCTTAGTGGTTTATTTTCACGCCTGACCTAACATTGATCTTATTATGATGTTTCTAAAGAAAATATTGAGTCTAGGATACTAACATttgaataacaatattgaaaggctttTGTTGTGTGGAAGAATCATCAAGATAAATggtaattattattttttcattcttAAATTTTACTTAAAGGTGCATAATTCAAGTTGTAGTGGTTTTGTTTGGTGTTGAGATCTAACTAGATTGAAGAAAATAATAACCTTTGATTGATTCCCTCAAAGAGAATTGAATGTCAAATGTGTAGACAATTTCATTGTAGTGTAATTTTCATATATGCCCCAAATCAAGTTAGAACATTATTGTCTTTGATTAACTTCTATGTGTTACACCTATGATAGATTTTAAAACCAACTTTCCCATTATAATATTTCTTACTTATAGACTTACCTCTTAGTCCTTCCTATGcccaaaatttttgaattttttcaaatgACCAAAAATCACATTTTAAAAAAGTGAAGGAGATGAAGAAGAGTAAATCTAACCCTAACACTTTGACATAATTTGATCTTTTGATCTGAAAAGGCTAGCATGAAAGAACATGCCATTACACATTACATTTCCCTATTTATTTGTCCTTAATAGATAAGTGAAAAATAATTTACCTGTGCACAATTTTCcttataaataaaaatcaattttaattaactaaatattttCATATACAAATGAGATATGCTCCCCTCGGTATTCTGATTCTAAATAACCTCTATAAATTAATTCATTGTTGATAGTGAAAGAGCCCATTTTCCAATACACCAGCACCCAATAAGCTTTTTTATATTGAAAATTTTTGTTTATCAAATATTGGTGTTGGAATGGGCGAGATATATAGCTGTCAAATCTCAATAGACTCATCACAATTAACTCTCGGATTTGGAAGCAACATAGAATTCCTACAAGTGATGCCGGTGTTTATGAATGGACGGAAAGGCTTTAGGTAAGTGAAATTTAGTAAAAAAAAGCAATAAGGAAAAATTGTCACATACACAGAAAAAATAAGAGTGAGGGCTAAAAATCAACAAAGAATGATGGATGTGACATAAGAAAACAATAAAACCCAGGAAAAATTCGTGAAAAATCTAATGACAATGACATTTAAATCATCTTACATTCCTTCTCTTCTATTACACACCATTCATCCCTTTCAAATAAGAAAAGCCTTCCGCATAATTACAAAACTATGCTTATGCAGTTGCACTTTATTTACATGTATGGAAGCCATTACTATTGAAATCTAGCTAATCGATTGAAACGTAAGCAGCCTTGATGTCAGTGCATGAGCTCATGACCTTTTAAATTTAACTTTCGAGGTTTATAAACACGTGATTGAATTTCATCGGCCATCATGAGGTTGAATGCCATTATAAAGCTTGGGAGAGCAGAAGGTTCATCAGCGGGCCCTTCTACCCGCTTTACATCGGGTATAATTCTTTATTATAAAAACTGAAAGTGATTTGAGGAAGAAGAGTGTTTGACAAGGCAATTTTGAAAGATTGACTGACAAGGGAGGCATGTAATTTCGGGCCTGCGTTAATTTTATGCAGTTGTCAATTTGGAATACTTTGTGTCAATTCGAGTCTGCGTTTACCCAGTTATCAATTTGGAATACTTTGTAAACCTGCATTCATGGGCAGTTTTGAAGTCGGTTTCTATCGAGGATTCACCGAcgaattatttatatataaacagTCGAGTCCGCACGGAATAAACATAATAACCAGTCTCCCATTTGGAAAACTGCGAAACACACATGATGATTCGCATTTTGCAGCTTGTGTTTATTTTGTGTTTTAGCCCAGTTCTGTGCACAGACGCAAAAGCAAGAGCATGCCTGCCTGCTCCATCAGTGCAATGCACAAGCGTTGGATGTGAAATATTCAATTACCATGGCATATGGGAGGACCGTTCTATTTGCAAGGCGGCCAGCGTGGCAAGGCCCACTTCAGAGCCCCAACTCCTCCGTGCGGTTGCCCACGCTGTTCGTAACAACCAGAAGATCAGAGTGGTGAGCAGACATGCTCACAGCGTCTCGAAGCTCGTCTGTGTGGACAGCGGAGGACTCATCATTTCCACCCAAAACTATGACTCCGTCATTGAAGTGAATAGAAAGGCCATGACAATCACTGTCCAATCCGGAACGATGATGAGTGACGTGATTGAAGCAGCTGCAAAGCATGGCCTCGCTCTGCCAGCCACGCCTTACATCAGCGAAGTTTCTGCATCCGGCGCTATTTCCACCGGAGCCCACGGCAGCAGCCTCGCCGGAAAAGGTGGCGGAGTTTATGAATACGTGGTGGGAATGAGAATCGTAGTGCCCGCGTCTCCTTCCGAGGGCTACGCAAAGATCATAATTTTGACAGAAGCAGATGAAGATCTGAAGGCCGCAAAATTGGCTCTGGGAACGCTCGGAGCAATTTCAGAGGTAACATTCGCCTTGCAGCCCATGTTTAAAAGATCAGTTTCTGTGTCAGTGAAAGATGATTACGATCTGGAAAATGAAGCGGAAGGTTTCCTCAGAGATCACACATTTGGTGATATAAGATGGCTTCCTTCACACCGGAAGGCCGTTTTTCTGGCCATAGATCGAGTTTCTGTTGATGTTGCAGGAGACGGCAGCAACTCAATGCTGGGTACTCCCGCCACAGTCGCTGACATTGAAACAAGTGCTTATCAAGGTGAGAGTTTTAACTTTTCAATctcttataaaaataaatattcaatagttttttttttttttttttcgttttaaaAAAACCATCTGAATAATCCGTATTTGGGTACAATATTGCCTTTTCAGTCGATACATTCCAGGCAGAAGCAGACGTGGATGCAATTTGCAACCTTATTGGAAACGGAACAATCCAAGCTGCGGCGAATGGCCACGGGTTTTTGAATGACGGGAAACGCTTCACAGGTTACCCAGTTGTCGGTTTCAATCATCGCATGCAGACATCTGGTAAATGCGAACAAATTCCTAAACAAAAAGATGAGAGATGTACTCCTACCCAAGTTTTAGATAAAAATGCGACCACATGTAGCTGGGACCGTCGCGTGCACACGTCTTTGAACTTTGACGTGGAACTGAGAGTGCCTTTGTCTCGATTCCGAGAAGCCATTGTGGATGTAAAGAAAATAAGAGATTTGAATCCCCAAAGGATGTGTGACTTTGATGCAATATATTTTCGGTCTATTAAGGAGTCTGAGGTGTACCTCGGACCCAGTGAGGATCAGGTGACGATGGAGCTCCTAACTTATCAACCAAGGGAAGCGGGTACGCCCAAGTGGAATGAGGATGTATACCAAGAGATAGAGCAGATGGTGATCGACAAACACGGAGGGGGATTGCATTGGGCAAAGTCTGGAGGTTACCTGTTCGCAGGGTTGGTCAAACAGACTGTGAACTTGGAAGGATTTTTGAAGGTGAAGGAGAGGTTTGATGCGAAGGGAGTGTTTTCAAACGATTGGACGGACAGCTTGTTTGGGATTGGAGGGAAAGGTGTGGAGGAGTTGAGAGATGGATGCGCACTGGACAAGATGTGTAAATGCAGAGAGGATAGACATTGCGCTCCAGACAAAGGGTTTCTCTGCAAACCAGGGAGAGTATGGGATTATGCCCGTGTTTGTAGGAACATCAACTGAGAAGGTTTTGTTATATGTCTGAATAAGTAAGTATGGTAACGTTTTGTTTTGTGTCTGAATAAGTGGGTATAGTATCATACCAAACCCATCATGAATAAGTATCATATCTAACTCATCATGATATTCACTTCACGAGTAACCAGTTGTTTGTTTGAAACTTGAGTCAttcaaaataaaactattttaCTTTCATTATTAAACAAATTGAGTGTCTCATAAATAGTGATGAAATTTAGTTTTACATGGTCTATATTGAATTCTTCCAAAGattgtatttttaatattttaattgcaCACATAATTTGGTGTCTGTCAAACTGATTGGTTAGGGTTCACTTCCATGCTCTCCTAAATAGATATATGATGAACATACATGCTATATAGCATTGAACAAGTTTAGGCtatgcataaaataaaaataatatcaaattATTTGATTCAGCAAATTAAAGAAAGGTGTTTCTATTGTCGAATTCCACAAATTATAAAATGAGATGAAATAAATATAATTCATAATTTTTATTGCTTTTTCattatcaaatttttaattttaaagtgATGTATAAATGCAATAAAAACTTTATGATCAGGTTCTATTAAAGGTTAAACATAAAATAGAAGTTTTATTATGCAACAAGAAATGTTTATCTACATTTACTTGAATAAACCATAGTCTCCTTGAATTAGAACAATATTGTGATAGCCACTAAAATATTTTTCATGGCCTTGACCTAGTGATATAAACCTTTAGGAAAAAATTTCTTGTCAAGGGTGCTAAACTGCATATAATGTGTTTCTTGAACTATTGAGTGTCTTAAAAAGACCATCAATAAATTGGATTTGAGAGGAATTTTTGAAGGATATAATTTGGACCACATTTGTTATGTTATAAAAATATGAAATCTAGGTTGGAAATGATGACCATCATTACACAATCAAAGGCTATTGAGGTAGACTTTGAGATATTATAGTTCATTTAACATAAGAAAATAAGAGTTAATAAAGAAATTTTTATATCAAGGTACATTAGTTTAGTTAATTATTCACTAGTGTTTTGGGTCCTTGTTACCCCATAATTTATTAAACCTCCAAATCCataaattgtttttgattaagggaaaaatagatttTGAGGGGGACTCAAAACCATGTACAATAGGTCTTAAAGGGACTTAAAGCCCTAAGGTTTTGCAAGGATTGAGAACCTACTTACAAAATGCCGAAATAAGATTAAACAAAGGCAACCAATAATCAACCTAGAGTGAACCAATACAAACAAAGCATTAAAGAACTAGATGTAAAAATAGAAGGTCAAAGCCATGAAAATAAACTACTGAGAAAAACATGAGAACGGGATTTTTCTAGGCCCCCTTAGCCTTAACAATGGGTTTtaacaaggctcccataaccttcacTTCCAGTAACATAAAGATAATACATAATAAACTAACTAGAATAAATTGAACCTCTGAACTACTCAAGAACATGAAGAGGAATGGAGGGTTCGAATAGGCTCCCTGACCCTTCACAAGGGGTTTTAGGGGTTTTAAAATGGCTTCCAAATCCACTCTCCAATAGTCAACAAAGGCCCTCAAATAACACTTTCTCACCTCTCCTACAAAGCCCACCTCCACCTTAATAGAAGAGGTACCCACCTGAAAATGGACAATAGAGGAAGAAACCACAAAGATGAAGATCGACACTCGATCCAACCTCGCATCCAAGAAGCCAAAGACAAGAAAAACCCTCAAAAAACCACTTCCCACCTCTCCCATAAGGAAAGTCTCCACCTCCATAGGGGACACCACTAACTAAGTAGGAATTGTAAAAGAGGAAGAAAGGAGAAAAATGACCAAACCCAAGCCTTAATCATGAGAATAATCCACTCCTTAATAGGAGAAGACTTCACCTCCATAGGAGCCACATGAAAATGGACCAAAGGAAGAGAAACACTAGCCCACTTGAGAATATTGAAATCTTGAAACCATCAAGCTCCAAAAAGACTCACAAAGTTGAGCTTAGCCCTAAAATCTGAAGCAACCCTTAGCCAAAAATAGGGAAAAACCCCAAAACTGACTCCAAACAATCTAGAAGGTAACAACCTGAGCAAAGGAAAAATAAAAAGCTTCCCCCACTAGCTAGGGACAAAACCCCAACATAACCATTAAAACACATAGGTTCTATGAAAACAAATTATGGTGCTACAATAATTGTTGCTCTTTAAATTTCTATTATTACTATTAGATAAGATTTGCGATTATTCTTGTTTCTAATTGATGTTCTATATACATGGAATGCCATAAAATGTGAAAACATGTGAATAACTACATGAAACTGATAAAGTAGAAGATAGTAAATATAAGACTGACTATTGATAAAAAACAAATCTATAATTAGTAGTATCAAAACTATGTTCATTCCAATTTTACCAACTTGTAATGAGATTCAAAACAAAATTTCCCTAGATTAAACTTCTATAGTTataatattttgattgtaataGCCATAATTGTTGGATCACCCCTTCATATCAAATTTGCAATTATCTATTTATATTAATTTATGTCAATTTTATATCTTTAGCACTAGATCTAGCTTACAACTTTGCATCTTTGTAGTATTCAATTCAAATACAAACAAAAGAGGAGTGGGATCCAATCAACACCAACCCTATTCATACaattgatattgaatatatagatTCATCATCTGTCCTTAATATAATGTTGTGAAGTAGGTCTAGTTCATAGTTTGCATGGCTAAGATTGTCAACGCCTATTTCACCACATTACAATCTCACGTAATGTCCCATAATTGGGGTTGACCAATTCTTGTATAATGCATAAGTTAGATATTTGTCTCTTATATTAACTTGATCTACTATTTATACCTAGATACATATTAGTGTAtaagaaattatcttcattcttctATATACAGATTAGACATATTAGAATttctaatttttctatgtttaatgtatatatgtatatctcaaTCTAATCCCCTCCCTCCAAAATGATTTTTTCTTTCCTCTTATATCTTTACATTTGAGGAAGACACCACTGTTCAAGACACGCCTCTTGGCCTTCCATTAAACTtaattaagttgttattatattatattatatttattatttattattttatttatattttaaccttgttattaatatttattattaaaccaTATTTCAGAAAGGGAACATTCAAGTCCACCTCACCCAAGATTGCTTGTCATTAAGCAATGTTGGTTTCTATGAATTGAATCATGATGATCCCCAAACCTATCCTTGGagatttattaatttttttcacCCAATGTTTGTGAAATATCCTAGATATCTTTTTGCATTAAAGCAAGGGCGATCTTAACATATATTAAGATGATGATTAGAAGCACGACATGCATTTATGAACCCAAATgcaattcatttttttttggtttacTCTATTTATTCTCATATCTAGAAAATATCAGGTATGAATCAATAATAGAgaatacaaattaaaaaataaattatatgcatGAATATATGCAGACACAAGGCATACACATAAATACTCAAAGTGTATAAATGAATACATGCAGATATAGAATATACATGTAAATACACATGTTGTTAGATTGCTTCTTTTCTTTTGAGCTAGAAACTGGGCTTAGCCCTAATCTTGCTTCTCATATCTATTTTGAGATAGAAAGTGGGCCAAACCCCATCATTCTACTCATAATCCATTTTGAGCAAGAAAGTGGCCCATATTTCTATCCATTTTGAGTCAAAAAATTGGGCCTAACCCCATCTTTCTACCCATAATCCATTTTGAGTGAGAAAGTTAGCCTAACCCCATCTTTCTATCCATTTTGATTTAGAAAGTGGGACTAACCCCATCTTTCTATTGAGCATAATCCATTTTGAACCAAAAAGTGGGCCTAACGCCATCTTTCTACCCATAAGCCATTTAGAACTAGAAATTAGGCCTAACCCCATCTTCCTGCTCATAAGCCATTTAGAtacagaaagtgggcctaaccccatcttACTTTAGAATATGGTATCAAGTTCCTCTTATATCCTCCCAGGACAAGCCTTCATTTATTGGAAATATTCTTTTATAAATTCTTCATGAATTTATTCATACATGTCttcttaaatttatattttttattctcTTTGGTCTATATGACTTTTAATCTTCAATTCTCATACAATGCACAATACTTGCATTCCTTACCCACCTCAACAATGAATTGAACCTACCATTTATATCTTCTATGTATCTTTTCATAAAAAAGGTCGTGACTTTTTAACAACCAATAGATATGTCTTTTCTctaattaatcaaatttatttttgttcattcaattgtTTCTCTTTGAGAACGATCAATACTTTTAAGGATAGTTTCTCTTTTATGAATTATTGTCATCATTTTTTTAACAAACAAATTACATTATTGTCGCATCTCTTCATGAATCAACACTCTTACATTATGATTTTTTACATATAATGAATTAGTCTACCAATTCCTTAAAATAATTGATTGTCTATTATCACAACACATTTTTATTTTGTATTGCTATCATTGCCTAAGATAGACATATTGGTGCATATGTAACTATGGGTCATTGTTCATATTTAAGAATGGATCATTGTTCATAGAATACAATTGAATTGTTGTCTATTTGATTGTTCTATTATTAACATAGattatttttattacaatatttttttacaaaaatcacaTTTGACTTCAAATTGGGGGTCAATGCCAATGTCTTACTTGATAGTCACAAGGTTTATGTCACTACTTTGTATTGCATAATTCTTAGAGTCTATTCACTGTCATACACTTTCTTATAATCTTTGTCTTTGCTACCTTTTATTGACATATAACTACCACCTTTTTTACATATATTAATTTTGTTATCTTTGTATTGGTAGTTTGTGTCAACATAGAGTTCAAGCTTTCTCTTTACTCATTATCTATCCATCAAATTGTTGCACAGTCTAAACTACACTCTTTTaattattaatcaaataaaaaattatctaAGTTGCATCAACTATTCTCTATCCCTCATGCTAGAAGGAACAATGCTTTGATATTGATTTTAATGTCCAATAATTAGGGTTGATCAATTCTCGTATAATGCACAAGTTGGTCTTATATCAATCTGATCTACTATTTATACCTAGATACATGTTAGTTTATGAGAAATTCTTTTCATTCTCTTGTACGCAAATTAAATATATTAGAATTTTTTAATCTATTGTGTGTAatggatatatgtatatgtagatatactcccccccaataaaaatagaaatgatttgttcttccttcttatatCTTTACATTTGAGGGAAAGTACATCCTTCAAGGCATGGCTCTTTACCTTCCATTAAAATAAATTAACTTGTGTTTATATTACATTatagatattttttatttatatttatatttttttattattattaattcctATTTCAGAAAATGGACATTACATCTCAATTCTTCCTCATAACATTAGGGAACAAGAATCGGTCTAAATATTATCCTCAAAGGGAGAGAAAGGCTTTGGGATTCTTGTTCCCTTCTTGTTGTGATACAAAATGAGATAGTAAAATGTGTGTATGTGATCTAGGTTATTAACTATAAAATGAGTAAATTTAATAGTATACTATAGatacaaaatgagaaaaaaatagtAAAGTAGATATGGAATAAATAAATAGAGAGGAAATGTGATCTAAAATTGAGAGCTAACTGTGTTGGACAAAAGCACTAACTACCCTATTTTGAAGGTTTTAGAAGGTAATAAAAATGCAATCAAGAATCTCTACACATTTTTCTCCTAAAAATATAGGACAAATTAGCATAATAATGGCATTGGCTGACCTAATCCAAATTCTTTTGCTTGTTAAAATTCTGTCACTATCTACtctattcttttgtacaaatttcTTGTTGCCGATTCTACACTTGCACATACaaaaaacaaaggaaaagtgaTGTATCATTTAGGGGCTTTTTTGAGTCAAACCTTGTGTTACTATTCCTACTTCAATAATGGATAATGATGAGATCTGAGTACATGTTCCCTTGTAAGGATAAAAGCTACGTATAATAAAATGTTAAAATGACAGGATATTATCTCAAGCATCAAACCTTCTCATAAAATATTACACAAGATCTAATGTGATTCT contains:
- the LOC131051452 gene encoding L-gulonolactone oxidase 2-like, which translates into the protein MMIRILQLVFILCFSPVLCTDAKARACLPAPSVQCTSVGCEIFNYHGIWEDRSICKAASVARPTSEPQLLRAVAHAVRNNQKIRVVSRHAHSVSKLVCVDSGGLIISTQNYDSVIEVNRKAMTITVQSGTMMSDVIEAAAKHGLALPATPYISEVSASGAISTGAHGSSLAGKGGGVYEYVVGMRIVVPASPSEGYAKIIILTEADEDLKAAKLALGTLGAISEVTFALQPMFKRSVSVSVKDDYDLENEAEGFLRDHTFGDIRWLPSHRKAVFLAIDRVSVDVAGDGSNSMLGTPATVADIETSAYQVDTFQAEADVDAICNLIGNGTIQAAANGHGFLNDGKRFTGYPVVGFNHRMQTSGKCEQIPKQKDERCTPTQVLDKNATTCSWDRRVHTSLNFDVELRVPLSRFREAIVDVKKIRDLNPQRMCDFDAIYFRSIKESEVYLGPSEDQVTMELLTYQPREAGTPKWNEDVYQEIEQMVIDKHGGGLHWAKSGGYLFAGLVKQTVNLEGFLKVKERFDAKGVFSNDWTDSLFGIGGKGVEELRDGCALDKMCKCREDRHCAPDKGFLCKPGRVWDYARVCRNIN